Proteins found in one Cumulibacter manganitolerans genomic segment:
- the tmk gene encoding dTMP kinase, with protein sequence MPGYFISFEGGEGVGKSTQIARLAAALRAEGREVVVTFEPGGTELGHAVRSILLTPGNHVTARAEALLYAADRAHHVETVIEPALAAGKVVICDRYADSTFAYQGAGRALDPAAVRSVMEFAVAGRWPDLTLLLDADPRVGLRRARGDGAGDRIEAEGLEFHDAVRRGFLDLAAAEPERFAVVDASHSLDEVTMQVLRAVGERLL encoded by the coding sequence GTGCCTGGGTACTTCATCTCCTTCGAGGGTGGCGAGGGCGTCGGCAAGTCGACGCAGATCGCCCGGCTCGCGGCGGCCCTGCGGGCCGAGGGCCGCGAGGTGGTGGTCACCTTCGAGCCCGGCGGCACCGAGCTCGGCCACGCGGTGCGCAGCATCCTGCTCACGCCCGGCAACCATGTCACGGCCCGCGCGGAGGCGCTGCTGTACGCCGCTGACCGCGCCCACCACGTCGAGACCGTGATCGAGCCGGCGCTGGCCGCGGGGAAGGTCGTGATCTGCGACCGCTACGCCGACTCGACGTTCGCCTACCAGGGCGCGGGGCGCGCGCTCGACCCGGCGGCGGTCCGCTCCGTCATGGAGTTCGCGGTCGCCGGGCGGTGGCCCGACCTCACGCTCCTGCTCGACGCCGATCCCCGCGTCGGGCTGCGGCGGGCCCGCGGCGACGGCGCCGGCGACCGGATCGAGGCCGAGGGTCTGGAGTTCCACGACGCCGTACGGCGCGGATTCCTCGATCTCGCGGCGGCCGAGCCCGAGCGGTTCGCGGTGGTCGACGCCTCGCACAGCCTCGACGAGGTGACCATGCAGGTGCTGCGCGCCGTGGGAGAGCGGCTGCTGTGA
- a CDS encoding DNA polymerase III subunit delta', with protein MSDIAASPPVFGQLVGQQHAVDVLTRAASAAADIVERTGPGTSMTHAWLFVGPPGSGRSTAARAFAQALQCPHGGCGTCTACHTVKVGTHADVHVVTPEGLSISVREMREIVRVSAFQPSGGRWQIVIIEDADRLTEGASNALLKAIEEPSPHTVFLLCAPTTHPDDVSVTVRSRCRVVSLRTPPVDAVAQVLRSRDGIDAEMALWAARAAQGHIGRAKRLATDEVARSRRQTVLSLPLRLTSMAGCLQAAEQLVESAEAEAKAISESLDEPEREALSQSLGAGGTGKGAGTAGRGMAGQLKELERRQKTRATRVQRDALDRALVDLTGFYRDVLLIQVGSQVELSHADHREQASEVAELVSQDWILRALDAIVATRQTLEENVKPRVALAALMTSLRLPAR; from the coding sequence GTGAGCGACATCGCGGCGTCCCCACCGGTCTTCGGGCAGCTCGTCGGCCAGCAGCACGCGGTCGACGTCCTGACCCGTGCGGCGTCGGCGGCCGCCGACATCGTCGAGCGCACCGGGCCCGGCACCTCCATGACGCATGCGTGGCTGTTCGTGGGACCGCCCGGGTCGGGGCGCAGCACCGCCGCGCGCGCCTTCGCGCAGGCGCTGCAGTGCCCGCACGGCGGCTGCGGCACGTGCACCGCCTGCCATACCGTCAAGGTGGGCACGCACGCCGACGTCCACGTCGTCACGCCCGAGGGACTGTCGATCTCGGTGCGCGAGATGCGCGAGATCGTCCGCGTGTCGGCGTTCCAGCCGTCCGGCGGCCGGTGGCAGATCGTGATCATCGAGGACGCCGACCGGCTTACCGAGGGCGCCTCCAACGCGCTGCTGAAGGCGATCGAGGAGCCGAGCCCGCACACGGTGTTCCTGCTGTGCGCGCCCACCACGCACCCCGACGACGTGTCGGTGACCGTGCGCTCGCGGTGCCGGGTGGTGTCGCTGCGCACCCCGCCGGTGGACGCCGTCGCCCAGGTGCTGCGCTCGCGCGACGGCATCGACGCGGAGATGGCGCTCTGGGCGGCCCGCGCCGCGCAGGGCCACATCGGGCGAGCGAAACGGCTCGCCACCGACGAGGTCGCGCGCAGCCGCCGGCAGACCGTGCTGTCGCTGCCGTTGCGGCTGACCTCGATGGCCGGCTGCCTGCAGGCCGCCGAGCAGCTCGTGGAGTCGGCCGAGGCCGAGGCCAAGGCGATCAGCGAGTCGCTCGACGAGCCGGAGCGTGAGGCGCTGAGCCAGTCGCTCGGCGCCGGCGGCACCGGCAAGGGCGCTGGTACCGCCGGACGTGGCATGGCCGGACAGCTCAAGGAGCTGGAGCGCCGGCAGAAGACCCGCGCCACCCGCGTGCAACGCGACGCGCTCGATCGGGCACTGGTCGACCTCACCGGATTCTACCGCGACGTGCTGCTGATCCAGGTGGGCTCGCAGGTGGAGCTGTCGCACGCCGACCATCGCGAGCAGGCCTCCGAGGTGGCGGAGCTGGTCAGCCAGGACTGGATCCTGCGCGCCCTCGACGCGATCGTCGCGACCCGCCAGACTCTCGAGGAGAACGTCAAGCCGCGGGTCGCGCTCGCCGCGTTGATGACGTCCCTGCGCCTCCCCGCCCGCTGA
- a CDS encoding DUF6457 domain-containing protein, translating into MTVSDLDEGEIRWHEWVARACEAVGIDSQTVDIKAIHGLTKRVAHNLDRPLAPVSSYILGVAVGMAAAAGEATAQQRSVLMDRLLTVVPKGGKDT; encoded by the coding sequence ATGACTGTGAGCGATCTGGACGAAGGCGAGATCCGGTGGCACGAGTGGGTCGCGCGTGCCTGCGAGGCGGTCGGCATCGACTCGCAGACCGTGGACATCAAGGCGATCCACGGGCTGACCAAACGAGTGGCCCACAACCTCGACCGGCCGCTCGCGCCGGTGAGCTCCTACATCCTCGGGGTCGCGGTCGGCATGGCCGCCGCGGCCGGCGAGGCGACCGCGCAGCAGCGCTCGGTGCTCATGGACCGGCTGCTCACCGTCGTTCCCAAGGGCGGCAAGGACACCTAG